From a single Lactococcus allomyrinae genomic region:
- the manA gene encoding mannose-6-phosphate isomerase, class I — protein sequence MKEPLFLDSVLQEKIWGGDHLKAFGYDLPSDKIGEYWAISAHPHGVSTIANGEFKGQKLDELYATHRELFGNSEKEVFPLLTKILDANDWLSVQVHPDDEYGQKHEGELGKTECWYIISAEPDAEIIYGHNAKSREELAEMIKAGDWEHLLRKVKVKTGDFFHVPSGTMHAIGSGIVILETQQSSDTTYRVYDFDRRDDQGNLRELHIQQSIDVLNVPGNQVPENQVKTEHFTEADITTLVKSDFFDVYKWVIHGSHNFKKTAPYTLVSVLDGKGQISVSGKLYPLTKGNHFILPSTVENWALSGNMELIASNPE from the coding sequence ATGAAGGAACCATTATTTTTGGACTCAGTGTTGCAAGAAAAAATCTGGGGTGGCGATCATTTAAAGGCATTTGGTTATGATTTACCATCAGATAAAATTGGTGAGTATTGGGCGATTTCCGCTCACCCACATGGAGTTTCAACGATTGCTAATGGTGAATTTAAAGGACAAAAACTAGATGAGCTTTATGCGACTCATCGTGAGTTGTTTGGAAATAGCGAAAAAGAAGTTTTTCCTTTGCTGACAAAAATTTTGGATGCTAATGATTGGCTGTCAGTACAAGTCCACCCCGATGATGAATATGGACAAAAGCATGAGGGAGAGCTTGGAAAGACTGAATGTTGGTATATTATCTCGGCAGAACCAGATGCAGAGATTATCTATGGTCATAATGCGAAATCGCGCGAAGAATTGGCAGAGATGATCAAGGCGGGAGATTGGGAACATTTATTACGTAAAGTAAAAGTGAAAACGGGAGATTTCTTCCATGTGCCTTCTGGTACAATGCACGCGATTGGTAGTGGGATTGTGATTCTTGAAACACAACAATCTTCAGATACAACGTATCGTGTTTATGACTTTGACCGTCGTGACGATCAAGGAAATTTACGTGAGTTGCATATTCAACAGTCAATTGATGTGTTGAATGTTCCTGGAAATCAAGTGCCTGAAAATCAAGTGAAAACAGAGCATTTCACTGAAGCCGATATCACAACTTTAGTGAAGTCAGACTTTTTTGATGTCTATAAATGGGTCATTCATGGAAGCCATAATTTCAAGAAAACTGCGCCTTATACTTTGGTGTCAGTGCTTGATGGTAAGGGACAAATTTCTGTCAGTGGAAAACTCTATCCGCTGACCAAAGGGAATCATTTCATTTTGCCAAGCACTGTTGAAAACTGGGCTTTGTCAGGAAATATGGAATTAATCGCAAGTAATCCAGAATAG
- the fabD gene encoding ACP S-malonyltransferase — MTKTAFLFSGQGAQKLGMARDLYEKYDIVKSTFNRASELLGYDLRALIDNDEIKLNETKYTQPAILTTSVAILRLLSENGIKPDIVAGLSLGEYSALVASGALSFEDAVILVSKRGQYMTEAAPTGSGKMVAVMNTESTLIEETCQKASQYGIVSPANYNTPGQIVIGGEVAAVDAAVSLLKEAGVRKMIELKVSGPFHTTILKPASEKLAKELSNVEFTKFELPLISNTTAKVMKNEEVKALLTRQVMEPVRFYESIHTMRTLGVERFIEVGPGRVLSGFIKKIDKTANFTNVEDLASFEALIHD, encoded by the coding sequence ATGACTAAAACAGCCTTTTTATTCTCGGGTCAGGGCGCGCAAAAGCTCGGTATGGCTCGTGATTTATATGAAAAATATGATATCGTTAAATCAACATTTAATCGTGCAAGCGAACTTCTTGGCTACGATTTGCGTGCGCTCATTGATAACGATGAAATAAAATTAAACGAAACAAAATATACTCAGCCAGCAATCTTGACCACATCGGTTGCTATTCTTCGCCTCCTTTCTGAAAATGGTATTAAACCAGATATTGTTGCAGGGCTTAGTCTTGGCGAATACTCTGCATTGGTTGCATCAGGTGCACTTTCTTTTGAAGACGCCGTTATCCTTGTTTCAAAGCGTGGACAATACATGACCGAGGCAGCACCAACAGGTTCAGGAAAAATGGTTGCAGTAATGAATACCGAAAGTACACTGATTGAAGAAACTTGTCAAAAAGCAAGTCAATACGGTATTGTTAGTCCTGCAAACTATAATACCCCAGGACAAATTGTCATCGGTGGCGAAGTTGCTGCAGTAGATGCAGCAGTCAGTTTGCTTAAAGAAGCAGGCGTTCGTAAAATGATTGAGCTTAAAGTCTCAGGCCCTTTCCATACGACAATTCTCAAACCAGCTTCTGAAAAATTAGCAAAAGAGCTTTCAAATGTAGAATTTACTAAATTTGAACTCCCATTGATTTCAAACACAACAGCAAAAGTGATGAAAAATGAAGAGGTGAAAGCACTTCTCACTCGTCAAGTGATGGAGCCTGTTCGTTTCTACGAGTCAATTCATACCATGCGAACCTTAGGTGTTGAGCGATTTATAGAAGTCGGACCAGGTAGAGTGCTCTCAGGTTTCATTAAAAAAATAGATAAAACAGCTAATTTTACAAATGTAGAAGATTTAGCAAGTTTTGAAGCATTGATTCATGATTAA
- the accB gene encoding acetyl-CoA carboxylase biotin carboxyl carrier protein, whose amino-acid sequence MNINEVKELMKQFDGSSLREFSWKNAEGELGFSKNDGHGVVAASAAPAPLVATVPSAAPLVENAEKVLDEAIPEVSVAEGEAVKSPLVGVAYLKPTPEKAEFVSVGDNVKKGQTLLIIEAMKVMNEIPAPRDGIVTEIMVSAEEVVEFGQELVRIK is encoded by the coding sequence ATGAATATCAATGAAGTTAAAGAATTGATGAAACAGTTTGATGGTTCATCTTTACGTGAGTTTTCTTGGAAAAATGCAGAAGGCGAGCTTGGTTTTTCTAAAAATGATGGTCATGGAGTCGTTGCAGCATCAGCTGCACCAGCTCCTTTAGTCGCAACTGTTCCGAGCGCAGCTCCACTTGTAGAAAATGCTGAGAAGGTTTTGGACGAAGCTATTCCAGAAGTAAGTGTAGCAGAGGGAGAAGCAGTTAAATCTCCACTCGTAGGTGTGGCTTATCTGAAACCAACTCCTGAAAAAGCTGAGTTTGTAAGTGTTGGAGATAATGTGAAGAAGGGGCAAACCTTGCTTATTATTGAAGCAATGAAAGTAATGAACGAAATCCCTGCTCCACGTGATGGCATCGTGACTGAAATTATGGTTTCTGCAGAAGAAGTTGTCGAGTTTGGTCAAGAATTGGTACGAATCAAGTAA
- a CDS encoding acyl carrier protein codes for MAVFEKVQDIIADELGKDKEEVTLETSFEELDADSLDLFQIINDIEDEFDVEVDTEADMKTVADLVKYVEDNK; via the coding sequence ATGGCAGTATTTGAAAAAGTACAAGATATCATCGCAGATGAACTCGGAAAAGATAAAGAAGAAGTAACACTCGAAACTTCATTTGAAGAGCTTGACGCTGATTCACTTGACCTTTTCCAAATCATCAACGACATCGAAGACGAATTCGACGTTGAAGTTGATACAGAAGCAGATATGAAAACAGTTGCTGACCTCGTAAAATACGTAGAAGACAACAAATAA
- the accC gene encoding acetyl-CoA carboxylase biotin carboxylase subunit, whose amino-acid sequence MFNKILIANRGEIAVRIIRAARELGVETVAVYSEADRDALHVALADEAICIGPARAASSYLNMNNILSAAVATGAQAIHPGFGFLSENSKFARLCEEMNIKFIGPSASVMDMMGDKINARAEMIKAGVPVTPGSKGEVHTTDEAVKIAEEIGYPIMLKASAGGGGKGIRKVNNVEELVPAFEAATAEAKAAFGNGAMFIERMIFPARHIEVQILGDQHGHTIHLGERDCSLQRNNQKVLEESPSVAIGHTLREKICTAAVKAAAHVGYENAGTIEFLLDEASGNFYFMEMNTRVQVEHPVTEFVSGVDIVKEQIRIAAGSELSVKQEEIVFKGHAIECRINAENPKFNFAPSPGKITNLFLPSGGVGLRVDSAMYAGYTIPPYYDSMIAKVIVHGENRFEALMKMQRALMEFDVEGVTTNIDFQLELIADPYVVAGDYDTSFLGNVFLPEYLKED is encoded by the coding sequence ATGTTTAATAAAATTTTAATCGCCAATCGTGGCGAAATCGCAGTTCGGATTATCCGTGCTGCTCGTGAATTAGGTGTAGAAACTGTCGCAGTTTATTCGGAAGCTGACCGTGATGCATTACATGTTGCACTCGCTGATGAGGCGATTTGCATTGGACCAGCGCGTGCAGCAAGCTCATACTTGAATATGAATAATATTCTTTCAGCGGCAGTTGCAACAGGTGCGCAAGCCATTCATCCAGGGTTTGGTTTCCTTTCTGAAAACTCAAAATTTGCTCGCCTTTGCGAAGAAATGAATATCAAATTTATCGGTCCCAGCGCTTCTGTAATGGATATGATGGGAGATAAAATCAATGCCCGTGCTGAGATGATTAAAGCTGGCGTGCCCGTCACACCAGGCTCTAAAGGTGAAGTACATACCACTGATGAAGCAGTGAAAATTGCAGAAGAGATTGGCTATCCAATTATGCTTAAAGCTTCAGCAGGCGGTGGCGGTAAAGGAATTCGTAAAGTAAATAATGTTGAAGAACTTGTCCCAGCTTTTGAAGCAGCAACAGCCGAAGCAAAAGCGGCATTTGGTAACGGGGCGATGTTTATCGAACGCATGATTTTCCCAGCACGTCATATTGAGGTGCAAATTTTGGGTGACCAGCATGGTCATACGATTCATCTTGGTGAGCGTGACTGTTCTTTGCAACGTAATAACCAAAAAGTATTGGAAGAATCGCCTTCGGTTGCTATCGGCCATACTTTGCGTGAAAAAATCTGTACTGCGGCAGTCAAAGCTGCAGCGCACGTAGGTTATGAAAATGCGGGAACAATTGAGTTTCTGTTGGATGAAGCTTCTGGAAATTTCTACTTTATGGAAATGAATACGCGAGTGCAAGTTGAACATCCAGTCACAGAATTTGTCAGTGGTGTTGATATTGTCAAAGAACAAATCCGAATTGCCGCTGGTTCAGAACTTTCTGTGAAGCAAGAAGAAATTGTATTCAAAGGTCATGCCATCGAATGCCGAATCAATGCAGAGAATCCTAAATTTAACTTTGCGCCATCACCAGGAAAAATTACAAATCTTTTCTTACCATCGGGTGGTGTAGGTTTACGTGTAGATTCAGCGATGTACGCAGGTTATACGATTCCTCCCTATTATGATTCGATGATTGCTAAAGTCATTGTTCATGGGGAAAATCGCTTTGAGGCATTGATGAAAATGCAACGTGCCCTGATGGAATTCGATGTTGAAGGTGTAACGACAAATATTGACTTCCAATTAGAACTCATCGCTGACCCTTATGTTGTCGCTGGTGATTACGACACAAGTTTCTTGGGTAATGTTTTCTTACCAGAATACCTGAAAGAAGACTGA
- the accD gene encoding acetyl-CoA carboxylase, carboxyltransferase subunit beta, whose translation MALFQKKKYIKINPNRSIIEKQAENPEVPDELFAKCPACKHTIYQKDLGETKVCPNCDYNFRITAHERLALVADEKSFEEMFTGINTKNPLDFPGYLEKLEATKAKTGLDEAIMTGSATIKGQKTLLAIMDSTFIMASMGTVVGEKLTRLFEYATEEKLPVIVFTASGGARMQEGIMSLMQMAKTSAAVKRHSAAGLLYITVLTDPTTGGVTASFASLGDIILAEPQSLIGFAGRRVIEQTVRQTLPDDFQKAEFLLKHGFVDGIVKRTELREKLALLLALHAEKENENV comes from the coding sequence ATGGCTCTTTTCCAAAAGAAAAAATACATTAAAATCAACCCGAATCGTTCAATCATTGAAAAACAAGCTGAAAATCCTGAAGTTCCTGACGAACTTTTTGCAAAATGTCCAGCGTGTAAACATACGATTTATCAAAAAGATTTAGGTGAAACAAAAGTTTGTCCAAACTGTGACTATAATTTTCGAATCACGGCTCATGAGCGTCTTGCTCTTGTAGCGGATGAAAAATCATTCGAAGAAATGTTCACAGGAATTAATACAAAAAATCCACTTGATTTTCCTGGATACCTTGAAAAGTTAGAAGCGACAAAAGCAAAAACAGGCCTTGATGAAGCGATTATGACGGGAAGTGCAACGATTAAAGGTCAAAAAACGCTACTCGCCATTATGGATTCAACTTTTATCATGGCTTCAATGGGAACCGTTGTCGGTGAAAAATTGACTCGACTTTTTGAATATGCGACTGAAGAAAAGCTGCCTGTTATTGTTTTTACAGCATCGGGTGGTGCTAGGATGCAAGAAGGAATTATGAGTTTGATGCAAATGGCAAAGACATCGGCTGCTGTTAAACGTCACTCAGCTGCTGGTCTTTTGTATATTACTGTTTTGACAGATCCAACAACAGGAGGTGTTACAGCATCATTTGCGAGCTTGGGGGATATTATTTTGGCAGAACCCCAATCACTCATTGGTTTTGCGGGACGTCGAGTTATTGAGCAAACAGTACGTCAAACGTTGCCAGATGATTTCCAAAAAGCAGAATTTTTGCTCAAGCACGGTTTTGTAGATGGTATTGTAAAGCGTACGGAACTTCGAGAAAAACTTGCTCTTTTACTTGCA
- the fabZ gene encoding 3-hydroxyacyl-ACP dehydratase FabZ, with amino-acid sequence MTETRIDVTKIMEALPHRYPFLLVDRVIDIADDEITAIKNVTINEEFFQGHFPQYPVMPGVLIMEALAQAAGVLELSKPENKGKLVFYAGMDNVKYKKQVTPGDQLVLHAKFIKRRGPIAVVEAQATVDGKLAAKGTLTFALGA; translated from the coding sequence ATGACTGAAACACGAATTGATGTAACTAAAATTATGGAGGCTTTGCCACATCGTTATCCATTTTTATTGGTGGATCGTGTGATTGATATTGCTGATGATGAGATTACAGCAATCAAGAATGTGACGATAAATGAGGAATTTTTCCAAGGACATTTCCCACAATATCCAGTAATGCCTGGGGTTTTGATTATGGAAGCTTTGGCACAAGCTGCAGGAGTTTTGGAATTATCAAAACCTGAAAATAAAGGGAAACTGGTCTTTTATGCCGGCATGGATAATGTCAAATACAAAAAGCAAGTTACGCCAGGAGACCAACTTGTTTTGCACGCAAAGTTTATCAAACGTCGCGGACCTATTGCAGTGGTTGAAGCGCAAGCAACAGTGGATGGAAAATTAGCAGCGAAAGGTACTTTGACTTTTGCTCTAGGTGCTTAG
- the fabG gene encoding 3-oxoacyl-[acyl-carrier-protein] reductase has translation MEIKNKNVFITGSTRGIGKAIAIQFAKAGSNVVINGRSSISDELLAEFTAFGIKAVGISGDISKSEDAKRMVGEAVEALGSVDILVNNAGITRDGLSLKMSEEDFEAVLKINLIGAFNMTQAVLKPMTRARSGAIINISSVVGLIGNAGQANYAASKAGLIGFTKSIAREVAGRNVRVNAVAPGFIESDMTEVLSDKVKDAMKAQIPMKRFGNPEEVASVVKFLAEQEYMTGQVLAIDGGMAM, from the coding sequence ATGGAAATTAAAAACAAAAATGTCTTTATTACAGGTTCAACGCGTGGAATTGGTAAAGCCATTGCAATCCAATTTGCAAAAGCAGGAAGTAATGTCGTGATTAATGGTCGTTCAAGTATATCTGACGAATTACTTGCTGAATTTACTGCTTTTGGGATCAAAGCTGTAGGTATCTCAGGAGATATCTCAAAATCAGAAGACGCAAAACGAATGGTTGGCGAAGCTGTTGAAGCGTTGGGTTCAGTGGATATTTTGGTGAATAATGCAGGTATTACACGTGATGGCTTATCACTCAAAATGTCTGAAGAAGATTTTGAAGCAGTACTCAAGATTAATCTGATAGGGGCGTTCAACATGACACAGGCTGTCCTAAAACCAATGACTAGAGCGAGAAGTGGTGCAATTATCAATATTTCATCAGTCGTTGGATTGATTGGTAATGCGGGTCAAGCAAATTATGCTGCATCAAAAGCGGGTTTAATTGGTTTCACAAAATCAATTGCTCGTGAAGTAGCTGGACGTAATGTCCGTGTTAATGCTGTGGCACCAGGTTTTATTGAATCTGACATGACAGAAGTGCTCTCTGATAAAGTAAAAGATGCCATGAAAGCTCAAATTCCAATGAAACGTTTTGGAAATCCAGAAGAAGTTGCGTCAGTTGTAAAATTCCTTGCAGAGCAAGAATATATGACTGGTCAAGTCTTAGCAATTGACGGCGGAATGGCAATGTAA
- a CDS encoding beta-ketoacyl-ACP synthase III has protein sequence MTFAKITQVAHSVPKKVVSNDDLSKIMDTNDEWIYSRTGIKNRHISTGENTSDLAADVAQKLLTKASVSADSIDFIIVATITPDSLMPSTAARVQAKIGAINAFAYDLTAACSGFVFALSTAEKLLASGSYKRGIVIGAEVFSKIMDWSDRSTAVLFGDGAGGVLLENTGTQPLIIGEKLQTDGSRGDSLLSGLTDINTPFATVNYESKSLSMEGRAIFDFAVRDVPKNIKTTLEEAQISSEEIDFYLLHQANSRILDKMAKKLGVERSKFLQNMQEYGNTSAASIPLLLSESVKNGIFTLDGKTKIVLTGFGGGLTWGTTIINL, from the coding sequence ATGACTTTTGCGAAAATCACGCAAGTGGCCCATAGTGTGCCAAAAAAAGTAGTATCTAATGATGACTTATCAAAAATCATGGATACTAATGACGAATGGATATACAGCCGAACAGGAATAAAAAATCGACACATTTCAACTGGAGAAAATACTTCTGATTTGGCTGCTGATGTTGCGCAAAAGTTACTGACAAAGGCTTCTGTCAGTGCTGACAGTATTGATTTTATCATTGTAGCAACTATTACACCAGACTCACTTATGCCCTCAACGGCAGCAAGAGTTCAAGCAAAAATCGGTGCAATCAATGCTTTTGCTTATGACTTAACGGCTGCTTGTTCGGGCTTTGTTTTTGCATTATCAACTGCTGAAAAGTTGTTGGCATCAGGAAGTTACAAGCGAGGAATTGTGATTGGTGCGGAAGTATTTTCAAAAATCATGGATTGGTCTGACCGCTCAACAGCTGTACTCTTTGGAGATGGTGCTGGTGGGGTACTTCTTGAGAATACAGGAACTCAACCTCTGATTATTGGTGAAAAACTTCAAACGGATGGTTCTCGTGGCGACAGCCTTTTGTCAGGACTGACAGACATCAATACCCCTTTTGCTACTGTAAATTATGAAAGTAAAAGTTTAAGTATGGAAGGGCGAGCAATTTTTGATTTTGCGGTCAGAGATGTTCCTAAAAATATCAAAACTACTTTGGAAGAAGCACAAATTTCTTCAGAAGAAATTGACTTTTATTTACTTCATCAAGCTAATTCAAGAATTCTTGACAAAATGGCTAAAAAACTAGGCGTAGAGCGCTCTAAATTCCTTCAAAATATGCAAGAATATGGCAATACTTCGGCAGCAAGTATCCCTCTATTGTTGTCAGAATCAGTAAAAAATGGTATATTTACTTTGGACGGTAAAACTAAGATTGTCCTGACAGGATTTGGTGGTGGCCTCACATGGGGAACAACAATTATCAATCTTTGA
- a CDS encoding MarR family winged helix-turn-helix transcriptional regulator: MKTDFDKVNEWLIQLFHDFMILEEQFLKESTYSDVTVKELQILTLVHTLGTARATDIAKNQKLALSTITITLNRLEDKGYIERKRSTSDRRVTHIALTEKGDKLCATHREFFHGITDNLFDSVYGTTENKLAGELAALHNSLENMK; encoded by the coding sequence ATGAAAACAGATTTCGACAAGGTAAATGAATGGCTGATTCAACTCTTCCATGATTTTATGATTCTTGAAGAACAATTTCTCAAAGAGTCGACGTATTCAGATGTGACGGTAAAAGAGCTACAGATTTTGACTTTGGTGCATACATTGGGCACAGCTCGTGCGACAGATATTGCTAAAAATCAAAAATTGGCTTTATCTACAATTACGATTACACTCAATCGTTTGGAAGATAAGGGTTATATTGAGCGCAAACGTTCAACTTCTGACCGTCGTGTGACGCACATTGCACTTACAGAAAAGGGTGACAAACTTTGTGCGACACATCGTGAATTTTTCCATGGTATCACAGATAATCTTTTTGATAGTGTGTATGGAACAACTGAAAATAAGCTGGCTGGCGAACTCGCCGCTTTGCATAATTCTTTGGAGAATATGAAATAA
- the fabF gene encoding beta-ketoacyl-ACP synthase II: MTNRVVITGYGVVSAIGNTPEDFWKSLKSGKTGIGPITHFDAQATGISVAAEVKDFPFDKYFEKKDARRMDTFSLYAVYAALDAFNMSGINEENTDFDRLGCIMASGIGGLEQSQKNAQVILQKGPRKVAPLYVPLAIANMATGNVALRTGARGVSRAEVTACAAGANSIGSAFREIKHGYADAMIAGGAEAAICELGIAGFANLTALSKETDPTIACRPFDKDRNGFVMGEGAGAVILESLEHAQARGANILAEIVGYGNTNDAFHMTTPSGVGAEKAMKLALEEGGIKPEEVDYINAHGTSTHANEETEAAAIHNVIGDKALVSSTKSFHGHALGGTGSIEAVATIMSMQNNFAPVNAGTKELDEGMTINVVLGQGQEAEINVALSQDFGFGGHNAVLAFKKWSE, from the coding sequence ATGACAAATCGTGTAGTTATCACAGGTTATGGTGTTGTTTCTGCAATTGGAAATACTCCAGAAGATTTTTGGAAAAGTCTTAAATCAGGTAAAACTGGTATTGGACCAATCACACACTTTGATGCGCAAGCAACGGGAATCTCTGTTGCTGCAGAAGTTAAAGATTTTCCATTTGACAAATATTTTGAGAAAAAAGATGCGCGTCGCATGGATACTTTTAGCTTATATGCTGTCTATGCAGCACTTGATGCTTTCAATATGTCAGGGATTAACGAAGAAAATACAGACTTCGATCGTTTAGGCTGTATCATGGCTTCAGGTATTGGTGGTTTGGAACAGTCACAAAAAAATGCCCAAGTTATTCTCCAAAAAGGACCACGCAAAGTAGCGCCACTCTATGTGCCACTTGCAATTGCTAATATGGCAACAGGAAATGTTGCTTTGCGGACGGGTGCACGCGGTGTTTCTCGTGCCGAGGTGACAGCTTGTGCGGCTGGTGCCAACTCGATTGGTTCTGCTTTTCGTGAAATCAAGCATGGTTACGCAGATGCTATGATTGCTGGCGGTGCAGAAGCTGCAATTTGTGAACTTGGTATTGCTGGTTTTGCTAATTTGACTGCACTTTCAAAAGAAACTGATCCAACGATTGCGTGTCGTCCTTTTGATAAAGACCGCAATGGTTTTGTGATGGGTGAGGGTGCTGGAGCTGTAATTCTTGAAAGTCTTGAACACGCTCAAGCACGAGGCGCGAATATTCTTGCTGAAATTGTAGGTTATGGGAATACAAACGATGCATTTCATATGACAACACCATCAGGTGTTGGGGCAGAAAAAGCAATGAAATTGGCGCTTGAAGAAGGCGGAATCAAACCTGAGGAAGTTGATTACATCAATGCTCACGGAACTTCTACTCATGCAAATGAAGAAACAGAGGCAGCTGCGATTCATAATGTTATCGGGGATAAAGCACTCGTTTCATCTACTAAATCATTTCACGGTCATGCTCTTGGTGGAACAGGTTCTATTGAGGCTGTTGCTACGATTATGTCCATGCAAAATAATTTTGCACCAGTGAATGCTGGGACAAAAGAACTTGATGAAGGAATGACGATTAACGTCGTGCTTGGTCAAGGTCAAGAAGCTGAAATTAATGTTGCGCTGAGCCAAGATTTTGGTTTTGGTGGACACAATGCCGTTCTTGCATTTAAGAAATGGTCTGAATAA